From bacterium:
TTCGCTGGTGCAGGGCGACGCCCTCGGCGGCGGCTTCGAATGCGCCCTGGCGGACGATGTCATCATCGCCGAGCGGAGCGCCAAGTTCGGCCTGCCCGAGATTCTGTTCAACCTGTTCCCGGGAATGGGCGCTTACAGCTTCCTGAGCCGCCGCATCTCGCCGGCCCAGGCGGAACGCATGATGCTCAGCGGGCGGATCTACAGCGCCGAGGAGCTCTACGAGATGGGCGTCGTCGACATGGTGGCCGAGGACGGGGCCGGCGAGGACGCGGTCTACGACTATGTCGAGCGAGTCGACCGCGTCTTCGAAGG
This genomic window contains:
- a CDS encoding enoyl-CoA hydratase/isomerase family protein, which gives rise to ALSGFEEGADYPLRYTVFGSKIPGVYNLGGDLPLFARMIRSSDREGLRRYAYACVEPLHFRAVNLGLPVIGISLVQGDALGGGFECALADDVIIAERSAKFGLPEILFNLFPGMGAYSFLSRRISPAQAERMMLSGRIYSAEELYEMGVVDMVAEDGAGEDAVYDYVERVDRVFEG